Proteins from one Coleofasciculus chthonoplastes PCC 7420 genomic window:
- a CDS encoding ATP-binding protein, with translation MQSEEQQWVQEFVEHATEHLYRIEQDLLQLSGSKDIELVYGLCRAVLSIQAQAEMLGLDSIDRLANRWHEQLELLRDYPINCDQTLQNLFFQLFDALSLFVSKLKQPYGLKDDDANQVVSGTESIFNRIDTHLRFLLNPPVAFAEIEQIFPLERAVKQAGLDYGKEVKIGIEGRDTLIPKVVLDTLPKLLSHLINNAIAHGIESPQVRQTLGKSPVGQIVMSAFHQDNQTIITFSDDGAGIDLERVKAKAIKKGLITITQAQIISPEAVYELLYHPDFSTKDERDLRAGTGFGLDIVRTELNKIGGSISTTSLPGKGTTFKIIYPNALG, from the coding sequence ATGCAATCAGAGGAACAGCAATGGGTTCAGGAATTTGTTGAACATGCGACGGAACATCTCTATCGAATTGAACAAGATTTGCTCCAGCTATCAGGTTCTAAAGACATAGAATTGGTGTATGGGCTATGCCGTGCAGTTCTGTCGATTCAAGCCCAGGCAGAAATGTTAGGTCTAGATAGTATTGATAGACTGGCTAATCGTTGGCATGAGCAACTTGAACTATTAAGAGATTATCCGATTAACTGCGACCAAACATTACAAAATCTCTTTTTTCAGCTATTCGATGCATTATCTCTATTCGTAAGTAAACTTAAGCAACCCTATGGACTTAAAGACGATGATGCTAATCAGGTTGTTTCAGGTACAGAGTCGATATTTAACCGTATTGATACTCATTTAAGGTTTCTGCTTAATCCCCCTGTCGCTTTTGCCGAAATCGAGCAAATATTTCCCCTGGAACGTGCAGTAAAACAAGCCGGGTTAGACTATGGTAAGGAGGTCAAGATAGGAATTGAGGGTAGGGACACATTAATTCCTAAAGTGGTCTTGGACACTTTACCGAAACTATTATCCCACTTAATCAACAACGCGATCGCGCACGGAATCGAGTCCCCCCAAGTGCGCCAAACTCTGGGCAAATCGCCAGTTGGTCAGATTGTCATGAGTGCTTTTCATCAGGATAACCAAACAATAATCACCTTTTCTGATGATGGCGCAGGAATTGATTTAGAACGGGTGAAGGCGAAGGCAATCAAAAAAGGGTTAATTACAATAACTCAAGCCCAGATTATTTCCCCAGAAGCCGTCTACGAACTCCTGTATCATCCTGATTTTAGCACTAAGGATGAGCGAGATTTGAGAGCCGGAACCGGGTTTGGTTTGGATATTGTTCGCACAGAACTTAATAAAATTGGCGGCTCGATTTCGACAACTTCTCTACCCGGAAAAGGAACAACGTTTAAAATTATTTATCCAAACGCCCTTGGCTAA
- a CDS encoding CHAT domain-containing protein, whose translation MKVAIFEVCRSPEIKKKTESLIISHFFTKQAIDYKLYSNDGIWQEKTILDKYSFRLYLKKPDFNIVHLAMHGTNDGLILQWSNAKNIGERVPEVILTDFDISLIREWQGKIVVSGACSSAQLADSFLAAGAAAVIAPQSSIPWTNLGLFFSLFYKNLFSGKDLRLALDLAVWQFPEYESYSVVR comes from the coding sequence ATGAAAGTTGCTATTTTTGAAGTGTGTCGTAGTCCGGAAATTAAAAAGAAGACTGAATCCTTAATCATATCCCACTTTTTTACCAAACAAGCGATAGATTACAAACTTTACAGTAATGATGGGATTTGGCAGGAAAAGACAATCCTTGACAAATATTCATTTAGATTGTACTTGAAAAAGCCGGATTTTAATATCGTTCACTTGGCTATGCATGGAACAAATGATGGCTTGATTTTGCAATGGTCTAATGCGAAGAATATTGGCGAACGGGTTCCAGAGGTTATATTAACCGATTTTGATATTAGCTTGATCAGAGAATGGCAGGGAAAAATAGTGGTTAGTGGTGCTTGTAGTTCCGCTCAACTAGCCGATTCTTTTTTAGCGGCGGGTGCAGCGGCTGTAATTGCCCCTCAATCTTCTATTCCTTGGACGAATTTAGGACTTTTTTTTAGCCTTTTCTACAAAAATTTATTTTCAGGTAAAGACTTAAGATTGGCGTTAGATTTAGCAGTTTGGCAGTTTCCAGAGTATGAAAGTTATTCGGTTGTGCGTTAG
- a CDS encoding P-loop ATPase, Sll1717 family: MTHSTQFSQQIEDHVINSLKSEDPDAQVKIKPTSLGWLKIRVITHLFANHPLEWREQKIDSFLETINTNLGQYPIAGYELLTPQEATEKPSATIQLPLWSDLLMAPESDQPIQIDEDSPKRPLVVTFYSFKGGVGRSTALGLVASILARRNRRVVMVDFDLEAPGISIMFRSDTETFNEETYGVLDYLHQRYLTPEQNIPPIESCIYPINLPTRGELFLVPVGEYNENYIHRLADLDRHTLEKFYQGETNPVNQLMEDIKTQINPDVILIDARPGFNDTSAIALFDLADTGILCFSPTDQSFEGLRWVVKGVRKHRDYEGKPDLRFLLTPMPLVAPEQRQTWLTRVEDWIEENWGLPSETTVGELYYEIPYNPSITTLSSLIGVPRSLLNDYLQIADAIDASLPDIKPELEKDETSEKRKSILKQLSFDAATAQEIEADNIPNIFHRTEDFPRFLSNKNWLIRGAKGTGKSLLFRLFVEQSQKAKELAHSEVNLSNVNFLAAHGQPRLPGPILESNDLASYEQQVGENSWSIFWLNYALLQLCYSIPELRSLPELDQQLVALIDQDNPPHSPIVEWLVHRTQSPQAGSQAADELRAIDRWLQENKEVVWLLYDELDAGFGSTPKDYVRRKQALGALLAWWLESGTSLRCIVPKIFLREDIWNQLNFTNKGHYTGRSLQLRWDEADLWRLVLRQALTSSATLSQFLEQKLGVTVARLNAIELEQLRTSLYPLWGERMGRTKKAYTYNWVRTRIADGQKNCFPRSLVLLLQEAVKREKDFSTEYSKEIVLRPKALIDSFPYVSEQRVDEVRNEYPELQVYLDRLRTERSPIDEERLAEIWKVEDNELTETIRDMIEAGILTERSRANDPPPRVYAVAELYLYGLNMVRKGQR, from the coding sequence ATGACCCATTCAACTCAATTTTCTCAACAGATTGAAGACCATGTTATTAATTCTTTAAAATCTGAAGATCCCGATGCACAGGTAAAAATAAAGCCAACTTCACTAGGATGGCTGAAAATTAGAGTTATTACTCATTTGTTTGCAAACCATCCCTTAGAATGGCGCGAACAAAAAATTGATTCTTTTTTAGAGACTATTAATACTAACTTGGGTCAATACCCCATTGCTGGTTATGAGCTGTTAACCCCCCAAGAAGCAACAGAAAAACCTTCAGCTACTATCCAATTACCACTGTGGTCAGACCTCTTAATGGCTCCAGAATCTGACCAACCGATTCAGATTGATGAAGATAGTCCTAAGCGTCCCTTAGTTGTTACTTTTTACTCATTCAAGGGAGGTGTAGGACGTTCTACTGCTCTAGGCTTAGTCGCCAGTATATTGGCAAGGCGTAATCGTCGAGTTGTGATGGTCGATTTTGACCTAGAAGCCCCAGGTATTTCGATTATGTTCCGCTCAGATACAGAAACGTTCAATGAAGAAACCTACGGAGTCCTGGATTACTTGCACCAACGCTATTTGACTCCTGAGCAGAATATTCCCCCGATTGAGAGTTGTATCTATCCCATCAATTTACCCACTCGTGGTGAACTGTTTTTAGTGCCAGTGGGAGAGTATAATGAAAATTATATTCATCGGTTAGCTGATCTGGATCGACACACTCTAGAAAAGTTCTATCAAGGTGAAACCAATCCAGTTAATCAGCTTATGGAAGATATCAAAACTCAGATAAATCCAGATGTAATTTTGATTGATGCACGTCCTGGATTTAATGATACCAGCGCGATCGCACTTTTTGATCTCGCTGATACGGGTATCCTTTGCTTTTCACCGACTGACCAGAGTTTTGAAGGATTACGCTGGGTTGTGAAAGGGGTGCGGAAACACCGTGACTATGAAGGAAAACCTGATCTTCGCTTTCTGCTTACGCCTATGCCTCTAGTTGCACCAGAACAGCGTCAAACTTGGCTCACTAGGGTTGAAGATTGGATTGAGGAAAATTGGGGTTTACCGAGTGAGACAACTGTTGGAGAACTTTACTACGAAATTCCCTATAATCCTAGTATTACAACTTTATCTAGTTTGATTGGTGTTCCCAGAAGTTTACTGAATGATTATTTACAAATTGCTGATGCTATTGATGCAAGTCTACCTGATATCAAGCCTGAACTAGAAAAAGATGAAACTTCAGAAAAACGTAAATCTATTTTAAAGCAATTAAGCTTCGATGCAGCAACCGCTCAAGAAATAGAAGCGGATAATATCCCAAATATATTTCACCGCACTGAAGATTTTCCCCGATTTTTAAGCAACAAAAACTGGTTAATTCGGGGGGCTAAGGGAACGGGAAAAAGTTTGCTGTTTCGTCTGTTTGTCGAACAATCACAAAAAGCGAAAGAATTAGCTCATTCCGAGGTTAATTTAAGTAATGTTAACTTTTTAGCCGCCCATGGTCAACCGAGATTACCTGGACCTATCCTAGAAAGTAATGATTTAGCGAGTTATGAGCAACAAGTGGGTGAGAATAGTTGGTCAATTTTTTGGCTAAACTATGCTCTGTTGCAACTGTGTTATTCTATACCAGAATTACGTTCACTCCCTGAATTAGATCAACAGTTAGTTGCATTAATTGATCAAGACAACCCTCCCCATTCTCCAATCGTTGAGTGGTTAGTCCATCGCACTCAATCTCCACAAGCTGGGTCGCAAGCGGCTGATGAACTACGGGCAATTGACCGCTGGTTGCAAGAGAATAAAGAGGTCGTATGGCTGCTTTATGATGAGTTAGATGCTGGTTTTGGTTCGACTCCAAAAGACTATGTTCGTCGAAAACAAGCACTTGGAGCGTTACTGGCTTGGTGGCTGGAGAGTGGGACAAGTCTCAGATGTATTGTCCCTAAAATATTTTTACGGGAAGATATTTGGAATCAACTTAACTTTACCAACAAAGGGCATTACACTGGGCGATCACTCCAACTCCGTTGGGATGAAGCTGATCTCTGGAGACTTGTGCTACGCCAAGCCTTAACCAGTTCTGCTACTCTTAGCCAATTTTTGGAGCAAAAATTGGGGGTAACAGTGGCACGACTAAATGCCATTGAGCTAGAACAACTTCGGACTAGCTTGTATCCTCTATGGGGTGAGCGGATGGGGCGGACGAAAAAAGCGTATACTTATAATTGGGTGCGGACTCGTATTGCTGACGGTCAAAAGAACTGTTTTCCGAGAAGTTTAGTCTTATTGTTACAAGAAGCAGTTAAACGGGAAAAAGACTTCTCAACAGAGTATAGTAAAGAGATAGTCCTGCGCCCAAAAGCTTTGATTGATTCTTTTCCCTATGTTTCCGAACAACGTGTTGATGAAGTCCGCAACGAGTATCCTGAACTTCAAGTCTATCTGGATAGATTACGAACTGAACGTTCTCCGATTGATGAAGAGAGACTAGCGGAAATTTGGAAAGTGGAGGATAACGAATTAACGGAAACTATCAGGGATATGATCGAAGCTGGTATTCTCACCGAACGTTCTCGTGCCAATGATCCGCCGCCTCGTGTCTATGCGGTTGCTGAACTGTACCTGTATGGATTGAATATGGTTCGCAAAGGACAGCGTTAG
- a CDS encoding HepT-like ribonuclease domain-containing protein produces MQPNSRESGYLWDMLQAAIRLQEFTAGLSYEAYLESILLQSAVERQLEILGEAARRMSDDFRQAHPEIPWSDIIGQRNVIAHQYEEIRQERIWSVVTSDIPTLITQLEPLIPPLPPEIE; encoded by the coding sequence ATGCAGCCCAATAGTCGCGAATCTGGTTATCTTTGGGATATGTTACAGGCAGCAATTCGCCTTCAAGAATTTACGGCTGGTTTATCTTATGAAGCTTATCTAGAGAGTATATTGCTTCAGAGTGCCGTTGAGCGACAGTTAGAGATTCTAGGCGAAGCGGCGAGACGAATGTCAGATGATTTCCGTCAAGCACATCCGGAAATCCCCTGGAGTGATATTATCGGACAACGGAATGTTATTGCCCATCAGTATGAAGAGATTAGGCAAGAACGAATTTGGTCTGTAGTGACGTCAGATATTCCCACGCTGATTACTCAATTAGAACCTTTGATACCACCCTTGCCACCGGAAATAGAATAG
- a CDS encoding nucleotidyltransferase family protein, whose amino-acid sequence MTTISPKVEVSRDEIAAFCQRWQITEFALFGSILRDDFRPDSDVDVLVSFAPEAKWSLWDIIKMKEELKTKFSREVDFVEKECLRNPFRRYEILSTKQVIYAAQ is encoded by the coding sequence ATGACGACAATTAGCCCAAAGGTTGAGGTATCTAGGGACGAGATTGCTGCGTTTTGCCAGCGCTGGCAAATTACTGAGTTTGCCCTATTTGGTTCTATCTTACGAGATGATTTTCGCCCCGATAGTGATGTCGATGTACTGGTCAGTTTTGCGCCGGAGGCTAAATGGAGTCTGTGGGACATCATTAAGATGAAAGAAGAACTGAAAACGAAGTTTAGTCGGGAGGTTGATTTCGTGGAAAAGGAGTGTTTACGTAATCCTTTCCGGCGTTATGAAATTCTAAGTACAAAACAGGTTATTTATGCAGCCCAATAG
- a CDS encoding cobaltochelatase subunit CobN, with amino-acid sequence TKGESLGILLELVGAEPIKEGTGRIVRYELKPLAELGHPRIDVLANLSGIFRDSFVNIIELLDDLFKRAAEAEEPEDQNFIRKHALALQAQGIENNSARLFSNPAGDFGSLVNEQVTDGNWESGEELGKTWESRNSFSYGRQDKGQARPEVLTQLLKTTSQVVQEIDSVEYGLTDIQEYYANTGGLKKAAEKQRGKKVSASFVESFSKDTTPRQLDDLLRLEYRTKLLNPKWAEAMASQGSGGAYEISQRMTALIGWGGTADFTDDWVYDQAADTYALDAEMAEKLRQANPEAFRNIVARMLEASGRGFWQPSEDKLQKLQALYELTDEELEGVTV; translated from the coding sequence AAACTAAAGGAGAATCCTTAGGAATCCTACTCGAATTAGTGGGTGCAGAACCCATCAAAGAAGGAACGGGGCGAATTGTTCGCTATGAGTTAAAACCCTTAGCAGAATTGGGACATCCCCGGATTGATGTATTGGCAAATCTATCGGGTATTTTCCGAGATAGTTTTGTGAATATTATTGAATTACTCGATGATTTATTTAAACGGGCGGCGGAGGCGGAGGAACCAGAAGACCAGAATTTTATCCGTAAACATGCTTTAGCTTTACAAGCCCAAGGAATCGAGAATAATTCTGCCCGATTATTTTCTAACCCGGCTGGTGATTTTGGTTCCTTAGTGAATGAACAAGTGACGGATGGAAACTGGGAATCGGGAGAGGAATTAGGCAAAACCTGGGAAAGTCGCAATTCATTTAGTTATGGGCGTCAAGATAAAGGACAAGCGCGTCCAGAAGTTCTGACTCAGCTATTAAAAACAACCAGCCAGGTGGTTCAGGAAATTGACTCCGTGGAATACGGTTTAACTGATATTCAGGAATACTATGCCAATACCGGAGGATTGAAAAAAGCGGCTGAGAAACAACGGGGAAAGAAAGTCAGCGCCAGTTTTGTAGAAAGTTTTTCTAAAGATACAACCCCGCGCCAATTAGATGACTTACTGCGATTAGAATATCGGACTAAGTTACTGAACCCGAAATGGGCAGAAGCCATGGCAAGTCAGGGTTCAGGTGGTGCTTATGAAATCTCCCAACGGATGACAGCGTTAATTGGGTGGGGAGGAACCGCCGATTTTACCGATGATTGGGTGTATGATCAAGCAGCAGATACTTATGCCTTAGATGCAGAAATGGCAGAGAAGTTAAGACAGGCAAATCCTGAGGCATTTCGGAATATTGTTGCCCGGATGTTGGAGGCAAGTGGACGAGGATTTTGGCAACCCAGTGAGGACAAGTTACAGAAGTTGCAGGCGTTGTATGAGTTGACGGATGAGGAATTAGAAGGGGTGACGGTTTAA
- the bchH gene encoding magnesium chelatase subunit H → MKRIVLIAGFESFNADLYRQAADWATKRCTDLDIRVFSDQSLTTEPDIVAAALQDADVFFASLLFDYDQVLWLRERTQHISIRLVFESALELMSLTQIGAFKIGDKPKGMPKPIKFILDKFSNGREEDKLAGYISFLKTGPKLLKYIPAKKVQDLRNWLIIYGYWNAGGSENVASMFWVLAEKYLGLQVGDIPPPVETPNMGLLHPDYDGYFTSPQHYQEWYRQKQNNASSPSNTPLIKQGWGGSLPIVGILLYRKHVVSKQPYISQLIRQFENAGLIPVPIFINGVEGHVAVRDWLTSADETARRKLGTIDTLSLSKDAVEVDAIVSTIGFPLVGGPAGSMEAGRQVEVAKRILTAKNVPYIVAAPLLIQDIHSWTRQGIGGLQSVVLYALPELDGAIDTVPLGGLVGEDIYLIPERVKRLTGRLKRWIELRQTPASERKIAIILYGFPPGYGATGTAALLNVPRSLLKVLHALKQQGYTVGELPEDGEELIRRVKAADEAISHEDLATNSVNVKTLEKWLGYLLITRIEKQWKSLTGTGMKTYGDDFQIGGIQLGNIWIGVQPPLGISGDPMRLMFERDMTPHPQYAAFYKWLHHEFQPHAVVHFGMHGTVEWLPGSPLGNTGYSWSDILLGDIPNLYIYAANNPSESILAKRRGYGVLISHNVPPYGRAGLYKELVALRDLIAEYREDPDKNYALKPDICQKIVDSGLDADCPFDQAKKLGIPFTPDNVRLFSAEVFNHYLVKLYEYLQVVEQRLFSSGLHTLGEPPNPETLASYLNAYFGDNGASSLIKEVIDKLGDAQTTQLSSVVKDKNSHADSLATEIETIAHLLQQNTDELTNLLRGLNGEYIPPAPGGDLLRDGVGVLPTGRNIHALDPYRMPSPGAYQRGRDIAQK, encoded by the coding sequence ATGAAACGCATCGTCTTAATCGCTGGGTTTGAATCATTCAACGCCGACTTGTATCGCCAAGCGGCTGATTGGGCGACAAAGCGCTGTACAGACTTGGATATCCGCGTATTTAGCGACCAATCCTTGACCACAGAACCGGATATCGTCGCCGCCGCCCTCCAGGATGCTGATGTCTTCTTCGCCAGTCTGCTGTTTGATTATGACCAAGTATTATGGCTGCGGGAGAGAACCCAACATATCTCCATCCGCCTTGTCTTTGAATCCGCCCTCGAATTAATGAGTCTGACTCAAATCGGGGCGTTTAAAATTGGCGATAAGCCCAAAGGAATGCCCAAGCCGATTAAGTTTATTCTGGATAAATTTAGCAATGGACGAGAAGAAGATAAACTTGCGGGTTACATTAGCTTTCTGAAGACGGGTCCCAAGCTGCTGAAATATATTCCGGCGAAAAAAGTTCAGGATTTACGCAACTGGCTGATTATCTACGGCTACTGGAATGCTGGTGGTTCCGAAAACGTTGCTTCAATGTTTTGGGTACTCGCTGAAAAATACTTAGGATTACAAGTGGGAGACATTCCACCGCCAGTCGAAACTCCAAACATGGGTTTATTACATCCCGATTATGATGGATATTTTACCTCGCCACAGCATTATCAGGAGTGGTATCGGCAAAAGCAAAATAATGCTTCCTCCCCCTCTAACACCCCCCTTATTAAGCAGGGCTGGGGGGGATCTCTTCCCATTGTCGGGATTCTCCTCTATCGCAAACACGTTGTCTCTAAACAACCGTATATTTCCCAATTAATTCGCCAGTTTGAGAACGCTGGATTAATCCCCGTCCCTATCTTTATTAATGGTGTGGAAGGACATGTGGCGGTGCGCGATTGGCTGACCTCGGCGGATGAAACTGCCCGACGAAAACTGGGTACAATTGACACATTATCCTTATCCAAAGATGCTGTTGAAGTTGACGCGATTGTTTCTACAATTGGCTTTCCATTAGTCGGAGGACCCGCTGGTTCTATGGAGGCGGGGCGTCAAGTTGAGGTAGCAAAACGCATTCTCACAGCAAAAAATGTTCCCTATATTGTCGCCGCACCGTTACTGATTCAGGATATTCACTCTTGGACGCGACAAGGAATTGGTGGCTTGCAATCTGTCGTATTATATGCATTACCAGAATTAGATGGGGCAATTGACACGGTTCCTCTGGGGGGATTGGTGGGAGAGGATATTTATCTAATTCCCGAACGGGTGAAACGCTTGACGGGACGCCTGAAGCGTTGGATTGAACTGAGACAGACACCCGCTTCAGAACGGAAAATTGCCATCATTCTCTATGGTTTCCCGCCCGGATATGGGGCGACAGGAACAGCAGCTTTACTCAATGTACCGCGATCGCTCTTGAAAGTCCTTCACGCCCTCAAGCAGCAAGGCTATACCGTGGGCGAGTTACCTGAGGATGGCGAAGAACTGATTCGCCGCGTCAAAGCAGCCGATGAAGCCATTAGCCATGAGGATTTAGCGACAAACTCCGTCAACGTTAAAACCCTGGAAAAATGGCTCGGCTATCTCTTGATAACTCGCATCGAAAAGCAGTGGAAATCCCTCACCGGAACCGGAATGAAAACTTACGGCGATGACTTCCAAATTGGTGGAATTCAATTAGGAAATATTTGGATAGGTGTGCAACCTCCGTTAGGTATTTCAGGTGATCCGATGCGGTTAATGTTTGAACGGGATATGACCCCTCATCCTCAATATGCCGCGTTCTATAAATGGCTACACCATGAGTTTCAACCTCATGCAGTGGTTCATTTCGGGATGCATGGAACCGTGGAATGGTTACCGGGTTCTCCTTTAGGCAATACCGGGTATTCCTGGTCAGATATTTTGCTGGGAGATATTCCCAATCTCTATATTTATGCTGCCAATAATCCCTCGGAATCCATTTTAGCCAAACGGCGCGGCTATGGTGTCCTAATTTCCCATAATGTTCCCCCCTATGGGCGGGCGGGATTGTATAAAGAATTAGTCGCGCTGCGAGATTTAATTGCTGAGTACCGAGAAGACCCAGACAAAAATTATGCGTTAAAACCTGACATTTGTCAGAAAATTGTGGATAGTGGCTTAGATGCTGATTGTCCCTTTGATCAGGCTAAAAAATTAGGGATTCCGTTCACACCTGATAATGTGCGCTTGTTCAGTGCTGAGGTATTTAATCATTATCTGGTCAAATTGTATGAATACTTGCAAGTGGTAGAACAACGCCTATTTTCATCCGGATTACATACTTTGGGCGAACCCCCGAACCCAGAAACGTTGGCTAGCTATTTAAATGCTTATTTTGGCGATAATGGCGCATCTAGTTTAATTAAGGAGGTAATAGATAAACTCGGAGATGCTCAAACCACTCAATTATCTTCTGTGGTTAAGGATAAAAATAGTCATGCCGATTCCCTTGCCACTGAAATAGAAACAATTGCCCACTTATTACAGCAAAACACCGATGAACTGACGAACCTGTTACGGGGATTAAATGGAGAATACATTCCCCCAGCACCGGGCGGTGACTTATTACGAGATGGTGTAGGCGTATTACCAACCGGACGAAATATTCATGCCTTAGACCCCTATCGGATGCCCTCACCGGGAGCCTATCAACGAGGACGAGACATTGCCCAAAAA
- a CDS encoding DUF3796 domain-containing protein, with protein MANTSENTKVSKLRYLGFLGFLGLLGLIISNPGLYGFFGFFGFFGLKNKTEDPTS; from the coding sequence ATGGCAAACACAAGCGAAAACACAAAAGTGTCAAAACTCAGATATTTAGGTTTCCTGGGTTTTTTGGGATTGCTAGGCTTGATTATTTCTAATCCGGGATTATATGGATTTTTCGGGTTCTTTGGATTTTTTGGTTTAAAAAACAAAACGGAAGACCCAACGTCTTGA
- a CDS encoding DUF3386 domain-containing protein: MVGVQTSARDFFRAAYENRYTWDHNFPGYTADVTFKQDDQVVTGKVRVNPDMKAEVFDVEDEDAKQAIHSQLWETAIHRVRRSFEDTHAKNTFSFGDTDETGAVELLMGGKAEGDRYKVRDNEVTHVHRHIHGVVVTINTFSSHNTGEGYLSHRYDSVYHDPKTGEQKGGKSVFEDNYEKVGDYVILTQRIIRTETDGKESVQEFNFSNIKLL; encoded by the coding sequence ATGGTTGGAGTTCAAACATCAGCGCGTGATTTCTTTCGGGCGGCGTATGAGAACCGCTACACCTGGGATCACAACTTCCCCGGTTACACCGCAGATGTGACATTCAAACAGGATGATCAGGTAGTTACAGGGAAGGTTCGGGTGAACCCAGATATGAAAGCCGAAGTCTTTGATGTCGAAGACGAAGACGCCAAGCAAGCGATTCACTCTCAACTCTGGGAAACCGCGATTCACCGGGTTCGCCGTTCCTTTGAAGACACCCACGCAAAGAACACCTTCTCCTTCGGCGATACCGATGAGACAGGTGCTGTGGAACTTTTAATGGGCGGTAAAGCAGAAGGCGATCGCTATAAAGTCCGTGATAATGAAGTAACCCACGTCCACCGTCACATTCACGGCGTTGTCGTTACGATTAATACCTTTAGTTCCCACAACACGGGCGAAGGTTATCTTTCTCACCGTTATGATTCCGTCTACCACGACCCCAAAACGGGTGAACAAAAGGGCGGTAAAAGTGTGTTTGAAGATAATTACGAAAAGGTTGGCGACTATGTTATCCTGACCCAGCGGATTATTCGTACAGAAACTGATGGAAAAGAGTCCGTTCAGGAGTTTAATTTCTCAAATATCAAACTTCTGTAA
- a CDS encoding alanine/ornithine racemase family PLP-dependent enzyme: MKLFMPRIEISLSQIRDNARMLCELYGHRGISLMGVSKAVLGEPSIVEAMIQGGVKFIADSRIENIQKMKNAGISTQFVLLRTPFSQAEAVVTSVDISLNTEIETIKQLSYYAKIHNRNHQIIVMVELGDLREGVLPGDLSQFIRKILSLSRIKIVGIGCNLACYGGVKPDKKNMHKLSELVNGIQKEFQINLEIISGGNSANYEWYKSAQYIGNINNLRLGESILLGRETVNRKAIPGLHTEAFKLVAEVIESKTKPSLPFGEICQDAFGNVPSFSDRGISQRVIIALGRQDVLVSSLKSKKKLEILGASSDHIILDGKNHNLQVGDEVNFNLDYGGLLSAMTSPFIRKQFILATEAIIPVVKTLKMVSPIN; this comes from the coding sequence ATGAAATTGTTTATGCCAAGGATAGAAATTTCCCTATCTCAAATACGGGACAATGCCCGAATGCTATGTGAACTTTATGGGCACAGAGGAATTTCATTGATGGGAGTCTCCAAAGCAGTGCTAGGAGAACCTTCTATTGTCGAGGCAATGATTCAAGGTGGAGTCAAATTTATTGCTGACTCTCGCATTGAAAACATTCAAAAAATGAAAAATGCTGGGATATCCACTCAGTTTGTGCTTCTACGCACTCCTTTCAGTCAGGCTGAAGCTGTGGTTACAAGTGTAGACATTAGTCTAAACACTGAAATCGAGACGATTAAGCAACTTTCCTATTATGCAAAAATACATAATAGAAATCATCAAATAATTGTGATGGTAGAGTTAGGAGATCTGCGGGAAGGCGTACTTCCTGGTGATCTTTCTCAATTTATCAGGAAAATTCTTTCTCTATCCCGTATAAAAATTGTTGGTATTGGCTGCAATTTGGCTTGTTATGGTGGAGTAAAGCCAGACAAGAAAAATATGCATAAATTGTCTGAACTGGTTAATGGCATCCAAAAAGAATTTCAGATTAATTTGGAAATAATATCCGGCGGTAATTCGGCTAATTATGAATGGTATAAATCTGCTCAATATATCGGCAATATCAACAATCTTCGCTTGGGTGAATCCATTCTTTTAGGGCGCGAAACTGTGAACCGAAAAGCGATTCCAGGTTTACACACAGAGGCATTCAAACTCGTTGCCGAAGTTATTGAGTCCAAGACAAAGCCCTCCCTACCATTTGGCGAGATCTGTCAAGATGCTTTTGGAAACGTTCCTAGTTTCTCAGATCGAGGAATTAGCCAGAGAGTGATTATTGCTTTGGGAAGGCAGGACGTTCTGGTATCTAGCTTGAAATCGAAGAAAAAGCTAGAAATACTAGGAGCTAGCAGTGATCATATTATTCTCGACGGCAAGAACCACAACTTACAAGTTGGAGATGAAGTGAATTTTAACCTGGATTACGGCGGTCTTCTGTCCGCGATGACTTCTCCTTTTATTAGAAAGCAATTTATCCTGGCAACTGAAGCTATAATTCCTGTGGTTAAAACGTTAAAAATGGTCTCACCTATAAATTAG